The nucleotide window AGGATGAAGAGAGGGACCCTGTCTCTAGATGTGAGGGGGGCAAAGTCACATTGCAGAGGGGCAAGGGCACTAGGAGAAAAGGGATTTGTGGCAAGGACTTGAGTCCACCTTTCTGAGAGTGTGACTTGAGGATGGGCTTCCACAGAACAAGGGAGGGcactgaggaagaggaagacgtGGTCCCAGGACAtccaggggcagtgggggaggggggagctgcgGTAGCACAGGCTGCATCATGGACTGTTGGAAACAAGGGAGGAGAAACTGACCAGGGGCCTGACCCTGGCTCCAGCTACAGATGTGTTCTCAGCAGTCTTTAAAAAGACCTctgtcacagaactagaacaaataatcctaaatttgcatggaaccacaaaagaccctgaatagccaaagcaatcttgagaaagaagaatacaaCAGGAAGCaccacaatctcagatttcaagatttactacaaGCCTACGGTAATGgaaacagtatggtcctggcacaaaaatagacacagatcaatggaacagaacagaaaacccagaaataaacccatggttatatggtcaattaatcttggacaaagcaggcaagaatattcaatgggaaaaaggcGGTCTCTTTagcaaatagtgttgggaaaactggacagccacaggcaaaagaaggaaactggaccactttgttACTCAGATTCAACATAGttaaaatcaactcaaaatcGATTAAGGAtttaaatgtgagacccaaaacaataaaaatcccagaagagagcacaggtggtaagttctctgacattggccatagcaatatttttctagatgggtctcctgaggcaagggaaacaaaagcaaaaacgaactgttgggactacatcaaagtaaaaagcttctgcacagcgaaggacaTAGCCAACAAAGCTAAAAGATGACCCACTGAATcgaagaagatattttcaaatgacatctCCAATGAAGGGTttacatccaaaatatataaagaactcataaaactcaacacctcaaaaccaaataatccgatttaaacatgggcagaagccatgagcagacatttctccaaagaagacatacggagggccaccagacacatgaaaggatgccgGATATCACTCAGTATCAGGGACACGCACATCAAAACCACCAGGAGacatcacctcatgcctgtcagaacGGCTGACCAACAACACAAGGAagagcaggtgttggcaaggtgtggaggaaaaggaaccctcatggggctccagggtggctcagttggttaagcatctgccttcagctcaagtcatgatcctggggtcctgggatcaagtcccacatcaggctccctgctcagcatggagtctgcttcgccctctccctctgcccctgctcctgctccttctctctctctaataaataaataaataaaatctcttaaaaaaaacaaaaacaaaaaaggaaaaggaacccttgtgcattgttggtgggaatgcacactggggcagccactgtggaaaacagtatggaggttcctcaaaaagttaaaaacagagctgccctatgatccagtaattccactactgagtatttacccaaagaatacaaaaacaccaattctaAAAGAtacgtgcacccctatgtttattgcagtgttatttacaatagccaacataggGAAGCAGCCCAgttgtccatcgacagatgaaaggataaagatgtggtgtgtatatacaacagaatatcaCTTCAGgcataaaaaagtgaaatcttgccatttgcaacaacatggatggagctaaagggtataatgctaagtgaaataagccagtcggAGAAAGGCAAATGCCCTTTGATTTCAcccatacatggaatttaagaaacaaaacaaatgaacagaaaacaagagagaaaccaaaaaaaaaaaaaaaaaaaaaaaaaaaaaaaaaaacaaaaaaaaaaaaaaaaaaaaaaaaaaaaaacctcttaactacagagaacaaagagatggtgaccagagggaggtgggttgggggatgggtgaactaggtgaaggggattaagggcACACTTAGAAGTGTTGAACCACCACACcgtacacccgaaactaacataacactgtatgtgagctacactggaattaaaaaaaaaaaaaaagacctctgaAACACTGAAGAGCGATCTTGTATCGGTTCCATCATTTAAcagtggtgtgaccttgggcacgtgACTCAGTGtctttgtgcctcagtgtccccacctATAAAGAGGATGATAATCGTCCTTGGAGAACTATTAAAGCAAACgttcaataaatgatttttaaaaaatagaatcccaAAGATCGGTTAGGTAGAAAATCCAGGCTGTGGGATAAGCTCTTCCGTGCGGAAAGGAGGTGGGGGCGTGTGCCACCCAGCTGCGTACAGTGTGCAGCCGAACCTCAGAACGAGGTTAACCACCAGGCTTGTGGGTGGTGGGTGTTGGGCACTGACGTGGGAGGACCACACTGGATACCACGtctggcattttattttgttttaacctTACATCTGCATTATCTGTttcacattttcagaaaataactCATGCaggtgggggagctggggtggggaagaggcacggggtgggagggagcaagagaaggGCACTTCAGGAGCAGGGGCCTGGTGGGAGGGgcccccccagccctggctctggccACCACCCCAGCCCATTGTGACCTCCCTGGCTGTGCCCAGGCCTTTGTGACAGGCACTCTTGAGGCAGACCTGTGAGCCATGACACCTAGAGGGCCCTCAATAAGAGGGTGGCAGGTCGGGCCAGGCTAGAGCCTGGACCTGGGGTTAGGAAGGGGTTATAGGGAGGAATGGAGGGGCCCAAAACCCTGGGCCCCTGTGgccactcccacccccagtgcCCCCAGCCTTCAGCTTCGAGCAGCCACGGAGGATGCCTGGATCCACCCTGCCAGGGCTTTGTAAGGTGGCCCTACCTGGTGCCTCTCAGCTCCACTCACTCCATAGAGTCTGCCAGGCCTTTCCAACCtccgggggcagggggcggggggcccAGGGTCGGGGGTGAGGTACCTGGGAACTACATTGCAAGTGAAGAGGGCGAGATGCAGCGACAGAGACCGAGAGACCCAGCGGGGGCGAGACAAGGACAAGTGGAGgcaaggctggggtggggctggcccCTGCACTCAGGACGAGAGCAAGGGGCACCCAGGCAGGGGGGATCCCCCAGCTCAGGGCCCAGACCCTGCCCATGCCCACCCCTGCCGACGGGGTCAGGAACCCCAGCCTTGCCCcgggcagccccctccccgctCCAGAGTGTGCCCCTGGACCCTGCAGAGCAGTCCTTCCTCCAGCTGGAGCAGGAAAACCAGAATCTGGTGAGTGAAGAGCCCACAGAGGCTGTGGGGCCTGCCCAGGCCCAGAGCCCATCTGTGCAATGGACTTGCAGCTGTTTGCAGAGCCGAAACTTCGGCCCTAGCCCCTGCTGCCTGTCTCCTGCCCAAGAAGCAGCTATGACAAGCAGccccatctctctgcctccctcccccaacccctcagaAAAGACAGAATCAGGATCTGCGGGAGCAGCTGGGGGCCCTCCTGGGGCCAGGGCAGCAGTTCCTGCCCCTGTGCACGGAGCACTCGAGCTGTACGGCCCTGGCCTGGGTAAGTGCATGGCAGACGCCCGGCCACAGCAGGACAGAGGGCACCTGCCAGGAATGACCCTGTGACTCCATGCAgcacagccccacccccactctcagGCAGTCCATGACCACAGATGCTGCCCACAGCCTTGGGGCTGACCCGAGGGCTCTTCCACAGCCCCCCGAGCAGGCCAATACCCGGCCCCTGGAGGACAGGGCGCCCTTGCAGCTGCTGCGGCGGGAGCTGTGCCGGGGGGAGGAATCCTTTGTGCAGCAGTCTCAGGTGGGTCCCCGGGAGCcagaccggggtgggggggaggagggcggTTCTCCATGCAGCAGTCCTCGAtggccagaggaggaaggagctgaCATCGTTGGCCCTGCCTGCGCCCACACTGTGCCCCTCCCCAGAATGAGCTACAGCAGATCCGACTGTCCTTTGAGAGGAAGAAGATGGCCATTACCGAGGTGCCcggctggctggggtgggagggccgCTGGGGGACCCACCTGGTGGGACACATCCGTGGGTCCTGCTCCTTGGAGCGTGacccagcctctcctctccctccaggtGTGGGACGGAGTGGCCGAGGTACACATGGCCCTGAACAACCAGGCTACTGGGCTCCTGGTAGGTCCCCAGAGCATGACACCCGAGGCTGACAGGAGCAGGGAGTCGGCAGAGGGTGCGGGGTCAGAGAAGCATTGAGAAGCAGGGGCATACGGCAGAGTAGTCAGGGTTAGAGGACCTGTTTTACCTCCTCTGCCCCCCAGAACCTCAAGAAGGACATCCGGGGAGTACTAGACCAGATGGAGGACATTCAGCTGGAGATTCTGGGGTGATGTGCAGGGTCAGGGGCCTGGGGGGCCTGGCTGAACTGGGAAAGGGGCAGGTGTCCCGGCCAGGATGGGGTGGATCAGACCCTGACCTTTCCCCAGTTCCACTGCACCAGACCAAGGGGGTGgtgcaggctgggggtggggggcatacATGGCCCTGACCatgcagcccccccaccccatccagggACCGCGCCCAGTGCCGCACCCAGGCCAGGAAGGAGCAGCAGATGGCATGCATAGCAGTgagtcccccaccccacacccttTCCCAGTCTGGCCTCAGCCTGGAGGCCCTCTCAGGGAGGGAACGTGGGCTTCAATGGAGGAGGCCTCAGGGCGGGAGCCCCATCGAGAGCCAGGTGACTGGTTATCCCTGAGACATGGCTGCAGGTGCCTGTCCTGGGTGAGGGCGTGAGGGGTAAGAACTCTCAGCAAAGGGTCCCCCCTCCCAGGGGGGCAGACTCTGACCCGGCCCCTCCCCTGCAGAAGGCAAGGCCGCAGCTGGGATGTTCCGAGGGCCTCAAAGGCCAGCTCTGGTAAGTGGCTGCGTGAGTGCACGGGCAAAGCCCAGTCCCCTGGCTCCGTCCCCGAGGGCACCCCCGCCCCCTGACCGCCGCCGCCCGCAGGCTGCTGGCCCTGAGGCTGCTGCTGGGCGCCCTGCTGGCCTGCACCGCTGCCTACGTGTACGTGGTGGACCCCGCGCCCTTCGAGGGGCTGGTGCCTCCCCTGCTGAGCCGCGCCGCTGTCTGGAAGCTCCGGACCCTGCTGGGCCCATTCCTGCGCCTGGAGGTGGATGACTTCCTGCCCTTCTAGGCCGGAGGCCCAGCGGCCCCAGCGAGGAGGAGGCCAGGCAGCCAGCGCTGCCCCAGGTGCCCAGCGGCCGCGCCAGCCCCTGCCCATGGCACTGCCGCGCACCGTCCCCGCCAGGAGCTGCGGAGAAGGGTGGAGGCGGGGTCTGTCCTGAGGGCTGGGCCTGCTGCTGGACATATAGTCGTGACACACACGGGGCGTGTGAGCTTGTTTCCATggaaacggggtggggggggcgggcaggaggTTTTGCTGCCTTCTGAGGTCAATCTCACACTGAGGCTTCCTCAGGGTAGTGTCCCTGCCTTAGCGCCCGTGCCCCACCTGCCTGCTGGGCGGCAGCCCCTCCACAGGAAGCCCCCAGCccgccccaggcccccagggaggGCTCTGAGTGGAGGGTGTTGCAGGAGGGTTTCCACTGAGAGCCAGGACCGGGGGCCCTCTGGCCTTATCCCTGGGGTCCTCTGGCCTCATCCCTGGGGCTGGGCGCCATCAGCAGGCCTCAGGGATCAGGTTCCCAGCCCTGAATCCGCTGACCCACTGACTTCATACCCCTGACGTAACCCTCTGCCCCTATCCGGcccaccaccccaccctccctACACTTTACCCggccaccacccccccacctcccactcctgtTCCCTCCCCAACCTAGGATCCCTGTCCAGTCCAGCCTCCTGGCACTGCCCCAAGGCTCGGAGGACAGGGGGACCATGTTGGTGGACAGAGCTGTGGAGGTAAAcaccaaaaattttatttagggcATTaaattggggtgggggaaatacCTTTTAGAACAATAGAGAATAGCTTTGTGGCTTGCTCATCCCCAAGTGGGAGAATTAGAGGCACCGCCCAGGCAGGAAAAAGGCTGGccagagccctgccctgcccctgggggTGTCCAGGCCCTGGCTGTCTGGCAGGGACTGCAGGGCAATGGGCAGCGGGGCCCTCTGAGCTCCCCCAGGTACCACATCTCGGAATGAAAGAGTGAAGACTGCCTGGCGGGGCTGGGTAGAGCAGTCAGCAGGAACACACTGGACTGGCAGGGTCTCCTCCCCGCCCTGGCAGGGCCCGGATGGCTCACCAGGCTGGCGGCTCCAAGAGGTTAAGGCATCTGTTCATGTGCTGGgtatggggaggagggagtgcaGTGACCTGCAGGGGCAACCTGAGACCCCCACCCCAGCGCAACCCACAGAGgcctgggctccctggggaggAAGTGGCGTCTAAAGTGCTCGGTCAGGCGGGGAGGTCGGGGTGCTGGTCCCAGCAGCTCCAGGGCCCCTGCCTGGGGAGTGGGACCCCCTGCAGCAGGTGGGGACTTCCTGAGGTGGGTGGGCACAGGGTCACAAGCCCCGGGGGGCTGGGAGTCAGTCAAGGTGCAGCTGGTGGAGAGAGgacccccagcccccggcccagGGTCTGTGGCTGCCTGGCTTCCTGGCCTGTCCTCTCGGGCCCCAGAGCTGCCTACTTGGTGTCCCGCTCAGGCCCCGAGAGACTGGGGAAAAGGCTGGAGGCGGCTGAGTGCAGGCGGCACATAGCCCCTCGCGGGGGTACCCCAGCGGCCGGGCTCCAGGGGGCCCGCAGCGGTGGGCGGTCCTCAGGGAGGCCAAGGTGGCATAGGTGCAGGCCGGGGGGCACCCTGGGCTGGCCACGCCGGCCCCATCCACGGCTGCAGGTGCCGATCCGCCCCCTGGGGGCCGCAGCGTCCcatgagagagaagcagaaaggtGGAGGTCAGCATGGGGCAGAGCTGCCCAGTGCAGGGTCCGAGGCCCAGCTATCCTCCCACATTgggccagcccctgccccagaatGCCCAGTCTTTGCCCTGGCTATCTCAGCCCTAAAGAGCCACGGATTCccaatgcccccaccccccacatttggcaatgggaggtggggggtaggggaggcTCAGGTTGCCAAGAGGGTGAGTTCCAGTGAGTGTAGCCGCAGGATGCGGCAACGGCCCCCACGGGGCTCTCAGACAATGGGTGGCTCCATTTGCACCCCCAACTCCCACCTCCCCTAAAAGCTCTTGGATTCCCAGGGGTTCCTGGGGCGGCTGCAATCCCAACCTTTCTCCAAATAACCTGTTACCACCAGGGATGACGCCGACCCACAGGAACCTTGTGCTCGTCAGCCAAAGACCCACcagccagcccccacctcccaagCTTCCAACTCAGCTTAAGTCAGTGGAAACACCCACGAAGAATGCCCGTATCTCTGGCCAACACCAGAGCCTGACCCACTCTGCTTCCCGCCCCCGGAGCCCCCGCATTGCAGCAACAGCCCTAGCCTTGCTCAAGGAAAGGATCGAAatgactctttttctttttttaataaaattatagatatatagatgtagatataaaaacataaaacagacaCAACGCAAGCGGACGCTGCCGTGTGCTTACTCTCGGGTCCCTGGCGCCAGGCAGAgctctgaccccctcccccatgtgCTTCCCACGAGGGCGCCGAGGCTCCTACAGGGCCTGGACTTGGCATGCCTTGGGGTAGGGAATCTCCAGTTTGGCAGGGAGAGGACTCCTGGTCTCACGGGTGCCCCGTGGCAGCGTCCGGCCCATGCCTGCTCCCATCTGCCCCCCAGTCGCCTCCCACAAGAGCATAAAGCAGAGGTTAAGGCTTCAATGAAAGCGAGTTTCCCGGCAGTGGGGGCAGCGGGGGCCCGAGCGTTAACACATGGGACGTGGCATGGCAGCTCAGCGCACAGACACGGGGACGCACCCACCAGCTGGGTGAGACAGGACACATGGAGCCAAGACCCCACCCACAGCTGGCTGTCTGTCTTTTC belongs to Ailuropoda melanoleuca isolate Jingjing chromosome 14, ASM200744v2, whole genome shotgun sequence and includes:
- the CCDC188 gene encoding coiled-coil domain-containing protein 188 isoform X2, coding for MEGPKTLGPCGHSHPQCPQPSASSSHGGCLDPPCQGFVRWPYLVPLSSTHSIESARPFQPPGAGGGGPRVGGEVPGNYIASEEGEMQRQRPRDPAGARQGQVEARLGWGWPLHSGREQGAPRQGGSPSSGPRPCPCPPLPTGSGTPALPRAAPSPLQSVPLDPAEQSFLQLEQENQNLKRQNQDLREQLGALLGPGQQFLPLCTEHSSCTALAWPPEQANTRPLEDRAPLQLLRRELCRGEESFVQQSQVGPREPDRGGGEEGGSPCSSPRWPEEEGADIVGPACAHTVPLPRMSYSRSDCPLRGRRWPLPRCPAGWGGRAAGGPTWWDTSVGPAPWSVTQPLLSLQVWDGVAEVHMALNNQATGLLNLKKDIRGVLDQMEDIQLEILGDRAQCRTQARKEQQMACIAKARPQLGCSEGLKGQLWDDADPQEPCARQPKTHQPAPTSQASNSA
- the CCDC188 gene encoding coiled-coil domain-containing protein 188 isoform X6 encodes the protein MEGPKTLGPCGHSHPQCPQPSASSSHGGCLDPPCQGFVRWPYLVPLSSTHSIESARPFQPPGAGGGGPRVGGEVPGNYIASEEGEMQRQRPRDPAGARQGQVEARLGWGWPLHSGREQGAPRQGGSPSSGPRPCPCPPLPTGSGTPALPRAAPSPLQSVPLDPAEQSFLQLEQENQNLKRQNQDLREQLGALLGPGQQFLPLCTEHSSCTALAWPPEQANTRPLEDRAPLQLLRRELCRGEESFVQQSQNELQQIRLSFERKKMAITEVWDGVAEVHMALNNQATGLLNLKKDIRGVLDQMEDIQLEILGDRAQCRTQARKEQQMACIAKARPQLGCSEGLKGQLWDDADPQEPCARQPKTHQPAPTSQASNSA
- the CCDC188 gene encoding coiled-coil domain-containing protein 188 isoform X1, whose product is MEGPKTLGPCGHSHPQCPQPSASSSHGGCLDPPCQGFVRWPYLVPLSSTHSIESARPFQPPGAGGGGPRVGGEVPGNYIASEEGEMQRQRPRDPAGARQGQVEARLGWGWPLHSGREQGAPRQGGSPSSGPRPCPCPPLPTGSGTPALPRAAPSPLQSVPLDPAEQSFLQLEQENQNLKRQNQDLREQLGALLGPGQQFLPLCTEHSSCTALAWPPEQANTRPLEDRAPLQLLRRELCRGEESFVQQSQVGPREPDRGGGEEGGSPCSSPRWPEEEGADIVGPACAHTVPLPRMSYSRSDCPLRGRRWPLPRCPAGWGGRAAGGPTWWDTSVGPAPWSVTQPLLSLQVWDGVAEVHMALNNQATGLLGPRPVPHPGQEGAADGMHSKGKAAAGMFRGPQRPALDPCPVQPPGTAPRLGGQGDHVGGQSCGGMTPTHRNLVLVSQRPTSQPPPPKLPTQLKSVETPTKNARISGQHQSLTHSASRPRSPRIAATALALLKERIEMTLFLFLIKL
- the CCDC188 gene encoding coiled-coil domain-containing protein 188 isoform X7 is translated as MEGPKTLGPCGHSHPQCPQPSASSSHGGCLDPPCQGFVRWPYLVPLSSTHSIESARPFQPPGAGGGGPRVGGEVPGNYIASEEGEMQRQRPRDPAGARQGQVEARLGWGWPLHSGREQGAPRQGGSPSSGPRPCPCPPLPTGSGTPALPRAAPSPLQSVPLDPAEQSFLQLEQENQNLKRQNQDLREQLGALLGPGQQFLPLCTEHSSCTALAWPPEQANTRPLEDRAPLQLLRRELCRGEESFVQQSQNELQQIRLSFERKKMAITEVWDGVAEVHMALNNQATGLLNLKKDIRGVLDQMEDIQLEILGDRAQCRTQARKEQQMACIAKARPQLGCSEGLKGQLWLLALRLLLGALLACTAAYVYVVDPAPFEGLVPPLLSRAAVWKLRTLLGPFLRLEVDDFLPF
- the CCDC188 gene encoding coiled-coil domain-containing protein 188 isoform X4 translates to MEGPKTLGPCGHSHPQCPQPSASSSHGGCLDPPCQGFVRWPYLVPLSSTHSIESARPFQPPGAGGGGPRVGGEVPGNYIASEEGEMQRQRPRDPAGARQGQVEARLGWGWPLHSGREQGAPRQGGSPSSGPRPCPCPPLPTGSGTPALPRAAPSPLQSVPLDPAEQSFLQLEQENQNLKRQNQDLREQLGALLGPGQQFLPLCTEHSSCTALAWPPEQANTRPLEDRAPLQLLRRELCRGEESFVQQSQNELQQIRLSFERKKMAITEVWDGVAEVHMALNNQATGLLGPRPVPHPGQEGAADGMHSKGKAAAGMFRGPQRPALDPCPVQPPGTAPRLGGQGDHVGGQSCGGMTPTHRNLVLVSQRPTSQPPPPKLPTQLKSVETPTKNARISGQHQSLTHSASRPRSPRIAATALALLKERIEMTLFLFLIKL
- the CCDC188 gene encoding coiled-coil domain-containing protein 188 isoform X5; protein product: MEGPKTLGPCGHSHPQCPQPSASSSHGGCLDPPCQGFVRWPYLVPLSSTHSIESARPFQPPGAGGGGPRVGGEVPGNYIASEEGEMQRQRPRDPAGARQGQVEARLGWGWPLHSGREQGAPRQGGSPSSGPRPCPCPPLPTGSGTPALPRAAPSPLQSVPLDPAEQSFLQLEQENQNLKRQNQDLREQLGALLGPGQQFLPLCTEHSSCTALAWNELQQIRLSFERKKMAITEVWDGVAEVHMALNNQATGLLGPRPVPHPGQEGAADGMHSKGKAAAGMFRGPQRPALDPCPVQPPGTAPRLGGQGDHVGGQSCGGMTPTHRNLVLVSQRPTSQPPPPKLPTQLKSVETPTKNARISGQHQSLTHSASRPRSPRIAATALALLKERIEMTLFLFLIKL
- the CCDC188 gene encoding coiled-coil domain-containing protein 188 isoform X3, translated to MEGPKTLGPCGHSHPQCPQPSASSSHGGCLDPPCQGFVRWPYLVPLSSTHSIESARPFQPPGAGGGGPRVGGEVPGNYIASEEGEMQRQRPRDPAGARQGQVEARLGWGWPLHSGREQGAPRQGGSPSSGPRPCPCPPLPTGSGTPALPRAAPSPLQSVPLDPAEQSFLQLEQENQNLKRQNQDLREQLGALLGPGQQFLPLCTEHSSCTALAWPPEQANTRPLEDRAPLQLLRRELCRGEESFVQQSQVGPREPDRGGGEEGGSPCSSPRWPEEEGADIVGPACAHTVPLPRMSYSRSDCPLRGRRWPLPRCPAGWGGRAAGGPTWWDTSVGPAPWSVTQPLLSLQVWDGVAEVHMALNNQATGLLNLKKDIRGVLDQMEDIQLEILGDRAQCRTQARKEQQMACIAKARPQLGCSEGLKGQLWIPVQSSLLALPQGSEDRGTMLVDRAVEG